A portion of the Pedobacter cryoconitis genome contains these proteins:
- a CDS encoding LytR/AlgR family response regulator transcription factor — protein MNIVIIEDEIKTAKALAKMILSLQPTAQITATIQSVKTAVAYFSAHASPDLIFMDVQLADGNCFEIFKQTEVRAPVIFCTAFDAYALDAFKANGIDYILKPFSANSLQSAFEKVILLQNFFQVNEQASIQINKLLDPAGKTGFLVFKNNKYSTIQTHDIACFYIRDEITILVTATSEEYGISQSLEELYKVLNPKQFFRINRQYLISYSAVKEVEHYFARKLIVKLNISTFGQLIVGKDKATLFLNWLDDR, from the coding sequence ATGAATATCGTAATCATAGAAGATGAGATCAAAACGGCTAAAGCATTAGCAAAAATGATCCTCTCCCTCCAACCCACTGCTCAAATTACAGCGACTATCCAAAGTGTTAAAACAGCAGTAGCCTATTTTTCAGCGCACGCCAGCCCTGACCTTATCTTTATGGATGTTCAATTAGCCGATGGTAACTGTTTTGAGATTTTTAAGCAAACAGAAGTGCGTGCTCCGGTCATCTTTTGTACAGCTTTCGATGCGTATGCGCTGGATGCTTTTAAGGCAAATGGGATTGATTACATTTTAAAGCCTTTCTCCGCAAACAGTCTCCAAAGCGCATTTGAAAAAGTGATTTTGCTTCAGAACTTTTTTCAGGTCAATGAACAAGCTTCAATTCAAATTAATAAATTGCTGGATCCTGCAGGTAAAACAGGTTTTCTGGTCTTTAAGAACAATAAATACAGCACGATACAAACCCACGATATTGCCTGCTTTTATATTCGTGATGAAATTACAATCCTGGTCACGGCTACCAGTGAAGAATATGGAATTTCCCAATCACTGGAAGAACTTTACAAAGTGCTCAATCCAAAGCAATTCTTTCGGATCAATCGTCAGTATTTAATTAGTTATAGCGCTGTCAAAGAAGTAGAACACTACTTTGCCCGTAAATTAATTGTGAAACTGAATATTTCCACTTTCGGGCAGTTGATCGTAGGTAAAGATAAAGCCACCTTATTCTTAAACTGGCTGGATGACCGGTAA
- a CDS encoding epoxide hydrolase family protein — translation MMIKPFSANVPQQVLDDLKLRLSLTRWPDEILGSNWNYGTDLSYMKELVSYWQDTFDWRKVENEINAYPNFIADIDGHQVHFMHIKGKGKHSVPLIITHGWPGSFLEMMKLIPLLTTNPNYSFDLVIPSIPGFGFSGKAVHPGCNSEFIADLWHQLMTTLGYKNYGAQGGDIGAGISSWLSLKYPSNIIGLHLNYISGSYKAYLKDGEQLTDEVVAFQQTGADWSAKEGAYIHMQITKPLTAAYGLNDSPAGLCAWIIEKFNGWSDNNGHIENAFTKDELLANVTLYWITQTIHSSMRIYNENSKKPLVFGKDDFIKVPVGFIKFPKELPTPPRAYVEKSFNIRHWAPMPAGGHFAASEQPGLLADDIIDFFSKLNEKQL, via the coding sequence ATGATGATAAAACCTTTTTCAGCAAATGTCCCCCAACAAGTTCTTGATGATTTGAAACTAAGACTGAGTTTGACCCGGTGGCCTGACGAAATCCTGGGATCGAATTGGAACTATGGAACTGATCTTTCTTATATGAAAGAATTGGTTTCCTATTGGCAGGATACATTTGACTGGCGTAAAGTTGAAAATGAAATCAATGCCTATCCAAACTTTATAGCTGATATTGATGGCCATCAGGTACATTTTATGCATATCAAAGGCAAGGGTAAGCATTCAGTACCGTTGATTATTACACACGGATGGCCAGGGTCGTTTCTGGAAATGATGAAGCTGATTCCCTTGTTGACAACAAACCCCAACTATTCTTTTGACCTGGTTATTCCATCCATTCCAGGTTTTGGTTTTTCAGGCAAAGCTGTTCATCCGGGTTGCAACAGTGAATTTATAGCAGATCTCTGGCATCAATTGATGACAACTTTAGGCTATAAAAATTATGGGGCACAAGGTGGTGATATAGGGGCAGGAATCAGCTCCTGGTTGTCTTTAAAGTATCCATCAAATATTATTGGTTTACACCTGAACTATATTTCTGGTTCTTATAAGGCTTACTTAAAAGATGGAGAACAGCTTACTGACGAGGTTGTAGCTTTTCAGCAAACAGGAGCGGATTGGTCTGCCAAAGAAGGTGCATATATTCACATGCAGATTACCAAACCTCTGACTGCGGCTTATGGGCTAAACGATTCTCCAGCGGGGTTGTGTGCCTGGATTATTGAAAAGTTTAATGGCTGGAGTGATAACAATGGTCATATTGAAAATGCTTTTACAAAGGATGAACTGCTCGCTAACGTCACCTTATACTGGATTACACAAACGATCCATTCCTCCATGAGAATTTATAACGAGAACAGTAAAAAACCATTAGTTTTCGGAAAGGATGATTTTATAAAAGTACCAGTTGGCTTTATTAAGTTTCCAAAAGAATTGCCAACTCCGCCACGCGCTTACGTGGAAAAAAGCTTTAATATCCGCCACTGGGCCCCGATGCCCGCAGGCGGACACTTTGCTGCTTCAGAACAACCCGGATTACTGGCAGATGATATTATAGATTTCTTTTCCAAATTGAATGAAAAGCAGCTTTAA
- a CDS encoding SDR family oxidoreductase: MKEESKIVTNTATNGSPLEDPTKKYFKPPFKEQTQPWPGLASKMSPVPDHGEKSYVGSGRLTGRKVLITGGDSGIGRAAAIAYAREGADVAINYLPEEEPDAKEVIELIKKEGRKAIAIPGDIRAEEFCEKLVKEAVKGLGGLDILVNNAGRQQSHQSILELSTEQFDWTMKTNIYAPFWITKAALPHLKPGSSIIVTTSVQATDPSPDLFDYAQTKAANTSFVRSMAKQLGPKGIRVNGVSPGPIWTVLQVTGGSTQEKVKQFGKETPLGRPGQPAELASIYVQLAANDASYSTGQIYGAAGGSGQP, from the coding sequence ATGAAAGAAGAAAGTAAAATTGTTACCAATACTGCAACCAACGGATCTCCGCTTGAAGACCCGACAAAGAAATATTTTAAACCTCCGTTTAAAGAACAAACACAACCCTGGCCAGGATTAGCCTCAAAGATGTCGCCTGTACCTGACCATGGTGAAAAAAGTTATGTTGGTTCTGGCAGGCTTACCGGACGTAAAGTATTGATCACTGGTGGTGACTCTGGCATAGGAAGAGCCGCTGCCATTGCTTATGCCAGAGAAGGCGCTGATGTGGCTATAAATTACTTACCAGAAGAGGAACCGGATGCTAAAGAGGTTATTGAGCTTATAAAAAAAGAAGGGCGTAAAGCCATCGCTATTCCTGGTGATATCAGAGCAGAAGAATTTTGTGAAAAGCTTGTTAAAGAAGCTGTAAAAGGACTTGGAGGATTAGATATTTTAGTTAACAATGCTGGCAGACAGCAAAGCCATCAGTCTATTTTGGAGTTGAGTACCGAGCAGTTTGACTGGACGATGAAGACGAATATTTATGCACCTTTCTGGATTACAAAAGCGGCCTTACCTCATCTTAAGCCCGGATCTTCAATTATAGTAACGACTTCAGTTCAAGCTACAGACCCATCACCAGATCTCTTTGATTATGCACAAACCAAAGCTGCAAATACAAGTTTTGTGAGGTCAATGGCAAAACAACTTGGTCCAAAAGGTATCCGTGTCAATGGTGTTTCACCTGGACCGATCTGGACCGTACTGCAAGTTACAGGAGGTTCAACGCAAGAAAAGGTAAAACAATTTGGTAAAGAAACCCCTTTAGGCAGACCAGGTCAGCCAGCCGAGTTAGCTTCTATTTATGTGCAACTAGCGGCAAATGACGCAAGCTATTCCACAGGCCAGATTTATGGCGCTGCAGGTGGTAGTGGGCAACCCTAA
- a CDS encoding DUF1810 domain-containing protein gives MKSHDLERFITAQKGVFQTALGEVQHGKKITHWMWYIFPQIQGLGFTEKSKYYGIKDLQEAADFLHHRVLGPRLILMCHTLLALETNDAHQILDSPDDLKLKSCMTLFSEIPDSDPVFEKVLKKFFNGLKDHITLKILNLHR, from the coding sequence ATGAAATCACACGACCTGGAAAGATTTATAACAGCTCAAAAAGGAGTTTTCCAAACTGCGCTTGGCGAAGTTCAGCATGGTAAAAAAATCACACACTGGATGTGGTATATTTTTCCGCAGATCCAGGGTTTGGGTTTTACCGAAAAATCAAAATATTATGGGATAAAGGATCTGCAGGAGGCTGCTGATTTTCTGCATCACCGGGTGCTTGGTCCAAGGCTGATTTTGATGTGTCATACGCTGCTTGCTTTAGAAACTAATGATGCACATCAGATACTGGATAGCCCGGATGATCTGAAACTGAAATCATGCATGACTTTATTTTCAGAAATTCCTGACAGTGACCCTGTTTTTGAAAAAGTATTAAAGAAATTTTTTAACGGCTTGAAAGATCATATTACTTTAAAAATCCTCAACCTCCACCGTTGA
- a CDS encoding PAS domain S-box protein, with protein MEDFEVLQAKIAQYEKENKELKFRLEELNDFVENASLPLHWVNAEGIITWANQAEFVSLGYTREEYIGFPISNFHEDQEVIQDILYRLTNNQTLLNYPARLRCKNGDIKHVLINSSVLWKEDKFVHTRCFTRDITPLIQEQERKAELINELEQNETKLKIAIESTNLGTWEWDPITNILYWSEECRNFFGYPAAEQITFDAFSEMIHPGDRSTVLLAMHESIEPGNGKTHNLTYRIYRLDNNEMRWIKVQWRSSFKTDRYASLLIGTTLDITDVKYAEEKSEKLAAIVNSSNDAVISKTLNGIITSWNDSAERTFGYSAAEVIGEPILKLIPPDRQEEEVQILSRLNKGERVDHFETKRITKSGKTIDVSLTISPVKDMDGKIIGLSKIARDITERKQEEQRKNDFVAMVSHELKTPLTALTGYLQLLLMRSKKEGDEFSVKSLIRAEAQTKKMVSMIHDFLSLARMEEGKLQIERREVELHPLMIEIAEDAKFLTSQHTIKLIDCEGIIINADRDKIGQVLMNLVSNAIKYSPEGGLITLGCEKQNGKVKIYVSDQGIGISPGDQKRLFERFYRVNNNGIKTVPGFGIGLYLVSEILRYHDSEIVVESEEKAGSVFYFYLQTLS; from the coding sequence ATGGAAGATTTCGAAGTACTTCAGGCAAAAATTGCTCAATATGAGAAAGAAAACAAAGAATTGAAATTTCGCTTAGAGGAATTGAATGACTTTGTGGAGAACGCCTCATTGCCACTACATTGGGTTAATGCTGAAGGAATAATTACCTGGGCTAATCAAGCTGAATTTGTTTCATTAGGTTATACAAGAGAAGAATATATTGGATTTCCTATCAGTAATTTTCATGAAGATCAGGAAGTTATACAGGACATTCTTTACCGGCTGACCAATAACCAGACCCTGCTAAATTATCCAGCCAGGCTGCGCTGTAAAAATGGTGACATCAAACATGTGCTCATTAATTCAAGTGTACTCTGGAAAGAAGATAAATTTGTTCATACCCGTTGTTTTACCAGGGATATTACGCCCCTGATCCAGGAACAGGAAAGAAAGGCAGAGCTGATCAATGAACTGGAGCAGAACGAAACCAAGTTAAAAATAGCCATAGAATCTACTAACCTTGGTACATGGGAATGGGATCCAATAACAAATATTTTATACTGGTCAGAAGAATGCAGAAATTTCTTTGGCTATCCTGCTGCTGAACAAATAACTTTTGATGCATTCAGTGAGATGATTCATCCTGGAGATCGATCCACTGTGCTTCTGGCGATGCATGAATCTATTGAACCCGGTAATGGCAAAACACATAACCTGACTTACAGGATTTACCGTCTGGATAACAACGAAATGCGCTGGATTAAAGTGCAGTGGAGAAGTAGCTTTAAAACAGATCGTTACGCTAGCTTATTAATCGGAACTACACTGGATATCACAGACGTTAAATATGCAGAAGAGAAAAGTGAAAAATTAGCTGCTATTGTCAATTCAAGCAATGACGCTGTAATCAGTAAAACTTTAAATGGAATCATTACCAGCTGGAACGACTCCGCAGAGCGGACTTTTGGCTATAGTGCTGCAGAAGTAATAGGTGAGCCGATACTTAAATTAATACCGCCTGACCGTCAGGAAGAAGAAGTTCAGATTCTTTCCCGATTAAATAAAGGCGAAAGGGTAGATCATTTTGAAACCAAAAGGATCACTAAATCCGGAAAAACGATCGATGTGTCCCTGACTATATCACCTGTTAAAGATATGGACGGTAAAATTATTGGGTTATCAAAGATTGCCAGAGATATCACAGAGCGGAAACAAGAAGAGCAGCGGAAAAATGACTTTGTGGCTATGGTGAGCCACGAATTGAAAACCCCTTTAACTGCGCTTACTGGTTATCTCCAGTTATTACTGATGCGTTCCAAAAAAGAAGGGGACGAGTTCAGTGTTAAATCATTAATCAGAGCAGAAGCCCAGACTAAAAAAATGGTATCGATGATTCATGACTTTTTGAGTTTGGCAAGAATGGAAGAAGGAAAACTTCAGATAGAAAGAAGGGAAGTAGAATTACATCCTTTAATGATTGAAATTGCAGAAGATGCTAAATTCTTAACTTCACAACATACGATAAAACTAATAGACTGTGAGGGAATTATAATCAATGCCGATAGAGATAAAATCGGACAAGTGTTAATGAACCTGGTCAGCAATGCCATTAAATATTCGCCCGAAGGAGGCTTGATTACACTGGGTTGCGAAAAACAGAACGGGAAAGTGAAAATTTATGTCAGTGATCAGGGGATAGGTATAAGCCCCGGTGATCAGAAAAGATTATTTGAACGTTTTTACAGAGTCAATAATAACGGCATAAAAACTGTACCCGGATTTGGTATAGGCTTATATCTTGTTTCAGAGATCCTGCGTTACCATGATAGTGAAATTGTAGTTGAAAGTGAAGAAAAAGCAGGTTCCGTATTTTACTTTTATTTACAGACCCTTAGCTAA
- a CDS encoding glycoside hydrolase family 130 protein, translated as MKDLAKRFPENPLLMPKDITPSAQGLQVICLLNPGVFIFDGKTWLLVRVAESIKQVEGWAFIPVLNDAGNLEIMEVPLNDPDLIATDARIFNYKGLDYLTTVSHLRLLSSVDGINFSEEVNYPGLFGKGKLERYGIEDCRVSLVAGLYHLTYTAVSENGVGVGLQTTTDWQHFERKGMILPPHNKDVAIFEEKIGGKFYALHRPSSKDIGGNYIWLAESPDGLHWGNHRCILKTRPGMWDSARVGGGASPIKTEQGWLEIYHGATAEHRYCLGAFLMDMEDPSIVLARSIDPIMVPLERYELSGFFGFVVFTNGHVVHGDQLTIYYGAADEFVCGANFSVREILGSLKWDS; from the coding sequence ATGAAGGATCTTGCCAAACGTTTTCCTGAAAATCCACTGCTGATGCCCAAAGATATCACACCAAGTGCCCAGGGGCTTCAGGTGATCTGCTTACTTAATCCCGGCGTATTTATTTTTGATGGTAAAACCTGGCTGCTGGTCAGGGTGGCAGAAAGTATAAAACAAGTTGAAGGCTGGGCTTTCATCCCTGTACTCAACGATGCAGGGAATTTAGAAATTATGGAAGTGCCTTTAAATGACCCGGACCTAATTGCAACAGATGCCAGGATATTTAATTACAAGGGCTTGGACTATCTGACTACGGTATCACACTTGCGCTTGCTGAGCAGCGTGGATGGAATAAATTTTTCCGAAGAAGTAAACTATCCCGGCCTGTTTGGTAAAGGCAAACTTGAACGCTATGGTATCGAAGACTGCAGAGTTTCGCTGGTAGCAGGACTTTATCATCTTACCTATACCGCAGTTTCGGAAAATGGGGTCGGAGTTGGGCTGCAAACCACCACAGACTGGCAGCACTTTGAACGTAAGGGGATGATCTTACCTCCGCACAATAAAGACGTTGCTATTTTTGAGGAAAAAATTGGCGGTAAGTTTTACGCATTACACAGGCCAAGCAGTAAAGATATTGGTGGTAATTATATCTGGCTGGCAGAATCTCCCGATGGACTGCATTGGGGAAATCATCGATGTATTTTGAAAACCCGTCCTGGAATGTGGGACAGCGCAAGGGTTGGCGGTGGCGCATCACCAATTAAAACTGAACAGGGCTGGCTGGAAATCTATCACGGTGCTACAGCGGAACATCGGTATTGTTTGGGTGCATTTTTAATGGATATGGAAGACCCGTCAATTGTTCTTGCCAGAAGTATTGACCCCATTATGGTACCCTTGGAAAGATATGAGCTCAGTGGCTTTTTTGGTTTTGTTGTTTTTACAAATGGGCATGTAGTTCATGGAGATCAGCTGACTATTTATTACGGCGCCGCCGATGAATTTGTATGCGGAGCTAATTTCTCTGTCCGGGAGATTTTGGGGTCGTTAAAATGGGATTCCTGA
- a CDS encoding DUF4236 domain-containing protein, whose protein sequence is MAWNFRKRIKIIPGVHLNLSKTGISTSIGTKGANIIPPSYETPAASTSNVFSADIHKITSQNMQGVKEAITLAHQQRKELENDLLSIQTSLGTSKLKLILSYIFLYGLLIKRIPENLEIDIELQKEAIHQTKAAIEDCYVKLDIDFDSEMKEKYDKLVNAFKKLATSHKIWDITSAHFQDRVVARSSASTIVNKQEVKFSFRSIPNLRSNFEALYFQNANGADLYCYPGFIIIQYNQADFAIIGIDEINLQQRAVRFTETGAVPADTKIIDKTWAKVNKNGTPDKRFNDNYQIPIVRYGEITLSTHKGLNEEYEFSNYEFTDEFSNVFKEYQIAIKRSISGITV, encoded by the coding sequence ATGGCCTGGAATTTCCGAAAACGTATAAAAATCATCCCTGGAGTGCATTTAAACTTAAGCAAAACTGGTATATCGACTTCAATTGGTACTAAAGGAGCAAATATAATCCCTCCCTCCTATGAAACCCCTGCTGCCTCCACCAGTAATGTTTTTAGTGCAGATATCCATAAAATAACGAGTCAGAATATGCAGGGAGTGAAAGAGGCAATTACCCTGGCTCACCAACAAAGGAAAGAATTAGAGAATGATCTTTTAAGTATTCAGACAAGTTTAGGAACTTCAAAGTTGAAGCTTATACTCAGCTATATATTTCTTTACGGACTGCTTATCAAGCGTATCCCTGAGAACCTGGAGATAGATATTGAGTTGCAAAAAGAAGCTATTCATCAGACAAAGGCAGCAATTGAAGATTGTTACGTCAAACTCGATATTGATTTTGACTCAGAAATGAAAGAAAAGTATGACAAGCTGGTTAATGCATTTAAGAAATTAGCAACCAGTCATAAAATCTGGGATATTACAAGTGCACATTTTCAAGACCGTGTAGTTGCGCGTTCTTCAGCAAGTACTATAGTCAATAAACAGGAGGTTAAATTTTCGTTCAGGTCAATTCCTAACCTGAGATCAAATTTTGAAGCACTTTATTTTCAAAATGCAAATGGAGCAGATTTGTATTGCTATCCCGGTTTTATAATTATACAGTATAACCAGGCAGATTTTGCAATTATCGGCATTGACGAAATTAATTTACAACAGCGTGCTGTACGCTTCACAGAGACAGGTGCTGTTCCTGCCGACACAAAAATAATTGACAAGACATGGGCCAAGGTTAATAAAAATGGTACACCTGATAAAAGATTTAATGACAACTATCAAATTCCAATAGTCAGGTATGGTGAAATTACGTTGTCAACTCACAAGGGCTTAAATGAGGAATATGAATTTAGCAACTATGAGTTTACTGATGAATTCAGCAATGTCTTTAAGGAATATCAAATAGCAATTAAACGGTCTATATCAGGTATAACTGTATAA
- a CDS encoding M1 family metallopeptidase, with protein sequence MKILLIILLSYSFNHFCNAQELPVIRSVEKAYKNGTRSTKGTPGRLYWQNTANYNIKVNFNPTSRRLNGNVDINYTNNSPDTLKNLLFKLYPNLYKTDAVRNQYIEVADMTTGVQINSFTIDDHKLDSTQLLIQQTNMKVTVKPILPGQKVHITVNYNYILNKTSFVRTGEVDSGAFFIAYFFPRIAVYDDIDGWNKYPYAGKEEFYNDYGDFRAEITVPCNYQLWATGDLKNAKEVYNPEILQRIDQAEKNDAIIDVITTKDLKKGEVTLNKVTHTWKFEADHVIDFAFAMSNHYLWKSTSVLVDSVTKRRTRVDAVFNTDHETYFPVIGYARKTVALMSHYFPKVPFPYSHETIFDGLDAMEYPMMVNNLPFATQIETIQLTSHEIFHSLFPFYVGTNETKYSFMDEGWATMAEFYLYPKLDSAAVMRYDLSSFNNSAGTAEEVPVMTLTPQLYGRDARYTEKDLKPALAMAYLKEMLGDELFLQAMHYYMDNWKGKHPIPYDFFYSMNTGSGINLNWFWKNWFFEANVPDLAISKVIHQKLDYTITIASPGTLAVPIHLTIIYKDGSTQTINRNISCWIKGNKFVKLHFKAKKPVKELVLGSPLDVDIQPENNRFIQENG encoded by the coding sequence ATGAAGATTTTATTGATCATCCTGTTGTCTTATTCCTTTAACCATTTTTGTAATGCCCAAGAGTTGCCTGTTATCAGAAGTGTCGAAAAAGCTTATAAAAATGGTACCCGGAGTACTAAAGGCACGCCTGGCAGACTATATTGGCAAAACACAGCTAATTACAACATTAAGGTCAATTTTAATCCCACCTCGCGTCGTTTAAACGGCAACGTAGATATTAATTATACGAATAACAGCCCCGATACTTTAAAAAACTTATTATTTAAGCTCTATCCCAATTTATATAAAACAGATGCAGTCCGTAATCAATATATCGAAGTAGCGGATATGACTACAGGCGTTCAGATCAATTCGTTCACTATAGATGATCACAAATTAGACAGTACGCAACTGCTGATCCAGCAAACGAATATGAAGGTTACCGTAAAACCTATTTTGCCAGGTCAAAAGGTCCATATTACGGTCAACTACAATTATATTCTTAATAAAACATCGTTTGTCCGGACAGGAGAGGTTGACAGTGGTGCTTTTTTTATTGCTTATTTCTTTCCAAGAATAGCAGTTTATGATGATATAGATGGCTGGAATAAATATCCTTATGCTGGTAAAGAAGAATTTTACAACGATTACGGGGATTTCCGTGCAGAAATAACTGTACCTTGCAATTATCAGCTATGGGCAACCGGAGATTTGAAGAATGCAAAAGAAGTTTACAATCCTGAAATTTTGCAGCGAATTGACCAGGCAGAAAAGAATGATGCGATAATAGATGTGATTACCACTAAAGACCTTAAAAAAGGCGAGGTAACTCTTAATAAGGTAACCCATACCTGGAAATTTGAAGCCGATCATGTGATTGATTTTGCCTTCGCTATGAGTAACCATTATTTATGGAAATCTACCAGTGTACTGGTGGATTCGGTGACTAAAAGACGAACCAGGGTAGATGCCGTGTTTAATACTGATCATGAAACTTATTTTCCTGTGATCGGATATGCCAGAAAAACTGTAGCACTCATGAGTCATTATTTTCCGAAAGTACCGTTTCCATATTCACACGAGACTATCTTCGATGGCCTGGATGCTATGGAGTATCCGATGATGGTTAATAATCTTCCATTTGCAACTCAAATAGAAACCATTCAACTAACTTCACATGAGATTTTTCATAGCTTGTTTCCATTTTATGTAGGCACTAATGAAACTAAATATTCCTTTATGGACGAGGGGTGGGCAACAATGGCAGAGTTTTATTTATACCCTAAGCTTGATTCTGCTGCTGTGATGCGCTATGATTTGAGCAGCTTTAACAATAGTGCAGGTACAGCAGAGGAGGTTCCAGTGATGACACTGACCCCACAACTCTATGGGCGGGACGCGAGATACACGGAGAAAGACCTTAAACCAGCACTAGCAATGGCATATCTTAAGGAAATGCTGGGAGACGAGTTATTCTTGCAAGCTATGCATTACTATATGGATAACTGGAAAGGAAAACATCCAATACCCTATGACTTCTTTTACAGTATGAATACTGGTAGCGGGATAAATTTGAACTGGTTCTGGAAAAACTGGTTCTTTGAAGCGAATGTTCCGGATTTAGCAATCAGTAAAGTTATCCACCAGAAACTGGATTATACTATAACAATCGCCAGTCCTGGAACCCTTGCCGTTCCCATCCACCTGACAATTATTTACAAGGATGGTAGCACACAAACAATTAATCGGAATATCAGTTGTTGGATAAAGGGGAATAAGTTTGTAAAGCTTCATTTTAAAGCCAAAAAGCCAGTAAAGGAATTGGTATTAGGAAGCCCGCTGGATGTAGATATTCAGCCTGAAAATAATAGATTTATCCAAGAAAACGGATAA
- a CDS encoding medium chain dehydrogenase/reductase family protein, with amino-acid sequence MDSRIFDTSDFRITEVILPGVAEPKDLLIEERFLSKPKNGEVILKVEASGVSFAERAMMRDKYPGMPEFPFVPGYDMVGMVVATGPEVDPSLIGKRFAALTKTGGWSSHSLVCAADLLYIPDDVDPVAVEAIVVNGITAWQMLHRKAKIKRGQTILVLGANGGVGTILSQLAIHAGVKVIGAASPRHHATLKAQGIIPITYNDVKFSENVRKIAPDGVDAVFDNIGGESISRSFGLLKSGGTLISYAIAFALDLNKSVLLSFLILLAKLFLLNSLPNGRKAGFYDIWSGKGEAEFKTAMKEDFSQLIKLLQSGVLKPQIAAQFPLANIREAMELAESRTTYGKIVLTP; translated from the coding sequence ATGGACAGTAGAATATTTGATACCTCTGATTTTAGAATTACAGAAGTTATATTACCCGGTGTTGCTGAACCTAAAGACTTGTTAATCGAAGAAAGATTCTTAAGCAAACCCAAAAATGGAGAGGTGATCCTGAAAGTGGAAGCAAGCGGAGTTTCCTTTGCAGAGCGGGCTATGATGAGGGACAAATATCCCGGAATGCCTGAATTTCCTTTTGTTCCTGGTTATGATATGGTAGGGATGGTAGTTGCTACAGGTCCCGAAGTTGATCCTTCACTGATCGGTAAAAGATTTGCTGCATTAACCAAAACAGGCGGATGGAGTTCTCATTCACTGGTTTGTGCTGCTGATCTTTTATATATTCCGGACGATGTTGATCCTGTAGCTGTTGAAGCAATAGTTGTGAATGGGATTACAGCCTGGCAGATGTTGCATCGAAAAGCTAAAATTAAACGTGGACAGACTATTTTAGTTTTAGGTGCGAATGGGGGTGTTGGTACTATCTTGTCGCAATTGGCAATCCACGCAGGCGTCAAGGTTATAGGAGCAGCTTCACCAAGGCACCATGCAACTTTAAAAGCGCAAGGCATTATCCCTATAACTTATAATGACGTTAAATTTTCTGAAAACGTACGCAAGATTGCGCCTGATGGTGTAGATGCTGTTTTTGACAATATCGGCGGTGAAAGTATTTCCAGGTCTTTCGGCCTGTTAAAATCCGGTGGCACACTGATCAGTTACGCCATTGCCTTTGCGCTGGATCTGAATAAATCTGTTTTACTATCATTTCTTATCTTACTTGCAAAATTATTTTTGCTGAATAGTTTACCCAATGGCCGTAAAGCAGGCTTTTACGATATCTGGTCTGGTAAAGGGGAGGCTGAATTTAAGACAGCAATGAAAGAAGATTTTTCTCAATTAATTAAACTATTGCAGAGCGGTGTTCTAAAACCTCAGATTGCAGCACAGTTCCCATTAGCAAACATCAGGGAAGCAATGGAACTGGCAGAATCAAGAACAACTTATGGAAAAATAGTATTGACTCCTTAA